ATCTTATGGAGACTTAAGAGCTCGCCTATGTTAAGCAGAGAATGGTTAAGGTTTGTATTTCGAGATAACCcataagcaaaagaatgaaagagtatTATGGCTCGGAATTCCATTATGAATAGCTACttatttgatcctttgatttacCTGACAGGCTAGCATTTGACTTGAACCAACCGgtaagatgacaaatttggaagaaatgcgtaaggaaGTGGACCTCCTTCAAAAGGAGGTAGAGTTTCAAAAGAATTTGGCTGACTACTGGAAAAGgcggtggaaacaagaatatgctgAGAAAATTGAGTTGCTATATAAGAACATAGAACTGGAAATGAAATACAAAGAAACTTCTCATGCTGATCAGGCCATGACTTCTCGTGcgacttgtggatactgtggtaAGCCCAACCACACAGAGAATGAATGTTGGAAGAAATCGAAAAAGTGCTTGTATTGTGGTAGCACTGAACATCAGATTTCAAGTTGCCCCAGTGCCCCTAACAAAAGGAAGAAATACTCAGCAGCCAATTAGGTTCGCTCAAAGCAATCGAATGCTAGATGAGAGTAATTAATACTAATGGCTGTAAAGAGGACCCAAGTAGTGGAGGTTTCACAAGTCGAGATGGTTTGACTTCACTCGAGGGATAGAGGTTGTAACCTTACCATAGACTAGACTGGCACTTTTGGAgatttaatcttttgtataagggaaagtcttttgttattttgtatcttgGTAACTCGGCACGTTTTGCTATAATCTTGTTGTTTCCCTTCCACTTTTGAAATGGTTTGATAAACCTATCCCAACTTGATGTACCTATTATGATCCTTATGACATATGAAACTTTATTCCGCTTTTAATTGGTTTTATGACTTACATGTATGTTCAAATCTTGTCCCACACTTTTAGATTTATAATAAGACATGAACGGTGTAAGACGTAGTCGAGATTGTGCTTGAGAATATAGACCATCCCAAGGTCTTGGAGGCGACCAGGGATCGTGACCAAATCGAGAATTTGGTGTTGAAGTTGGGATCCAATGTTTGATCGccaatttgagatattaaaagTGATGAGATTTGGgttagtgaaaggaaatatttgatggATTGAATGAGACTAACGATTAAGGACCGGATATCATATTTGGAATGGACGCTTGAGactatatatataaattatcgAAACTTGAACGATGTgactattaagaacaaatatTCCGTAACCTCGCATAAACGAGAATTATAATCAAGGGTCAGGAACAGCGCATAAGGGATTTAAAATAGAGTTACTACCAACTGGGAACCCTAGGAACTGATGTGCTTAAGACCACTTTTAATTCAAAATgggatgcttgaattttcagttatgccctttgggttgactaatgcacTAGCAGCAATTATTGCCTTAATACATCAAGGTTTTAAATCGTGATTGGATTAATCTGTGATGGCAATTTTTGATGATATATCGGTAAATTATAcggtttggaaaaaaaatcatggaaaaacaCTTGAAAATAGTTTTACAAACCTCGAGAGAGCGCCAACTTTCATTAagttcaataaatgtgagttcgattgaaaggaaatagcctttctaggttatacaatatctaaggaaggaattgttaTTGACTCGACTACAGTGGAAGTtgtttaagaggaaacgactagaaaatcctaccgaaatttggagttcttggAGGTAGttgaacctttcctttgatttgaTCAAGAAATTTTTCAAGTGTGCaagacttggcaagttatttgggattctaaatgtgaggaagaattttaaaagtgaaaggtGTTTATCCGATGCACTTGTGTTAGTCCTACCGAGCGGAGGaggtaattttgtgatttatccagatgctttaaaggatggaTTAGAATGTATATTAATGATACATGATGAGGCGATTGTGTATGTCTCTAGAAAGTAGCCAACTCATGATTTAGAATTAGTGGCGGTAATAGTAGCATTAAGAGTGAAGGCGTTACCTATGTGAGGTAGATAAAAGGCCGATTATGGTGCCCTATGACCTGAAAATTAAAATATCTAATGAGGAAAATCAAGGTCtgattgctagttgaatgaatagaaattgtgaagTATGGATTGGAAAAAAACGTAAGTTAGTGATTGATCTGgtagacttaaccattaagaGAATGATATTGTcttaagtgtgaatttcgaggataaaattccttttaaggaggggagtatgtgaggacccgaaaattttcttatttatcgaatattactagtttacttaaatatttatttactcatttctctgaattatttatttcgacta
This sequence is a window from Coffea eugenioides isolate CCC68of chromosome 7, Ceug_1.0, whole genome shotgun sequence. Protein-coding genes within it:
- the LOC113777351 gene encoding uncharacterized protein LOC113777351, whose translation is MTNLEEMRKEVDLLQKEVEFQKNLADYWKRRWKQEYAEKIELLYKNIELEMKYKETSHADQAMTSRATCGYCGKPNHTENECWKKSKKCLYCGSTEHQISSCPSAPNKRKKYSAAN